A section of the Methanocaldococcus sp. FS406-22 genome encodes:
- a CDS encoding mannose-1-phosphate guanylyltransferase/mannose-6-phosphate isomerase, translating into MKSIILAGGVGSRLFPLSREYYPKQFIKFKAFEKSLFQLTFERTLKLSNIKDIYIITNEKHKFLVLGQIEELGYNFNEENILIEPIGKNTLPAIYYGVKVIKEREGDDAVAVFPSDHLIEDGEGFVKSVKDGVKLADNYLITFGIKPNKPHTGYGYIKPGEKLDVGYKVDEFKEKPDLETAKKYIENGYLWNSGMFLFKTDVFEEEVKKYCPEVYEAFKEDDINKVYGKVPDISIDYGIMEKSDRVAVIPINIKWSDLGSFDAIYDVFDKDDNGNIIHGENVILNSKNNLIYTHGGKLASLIGVDDLIVVDTRDVLLICNKGESQKVKDVVKYLKQKGDERVLFHKKVYRPWGWYEVLEEGRFYKVKKITVLPGKKLSYQLHYHRSEHWVVVKGMARVVIEGEEKFVRSGESIFVRSGYKHRLENPGKIPLEVIEIQVGEYLEEDDIVRFDDDWNRK; encoded by the coding sequence GTGAAATCCATCATCTTAGCAGGAGGCGTAGGAAGTAGGTTGTTTCCTTTGAGTAGGGAATACTACCCAAAACAATTTATAAAGTTCAAAGCATTTGAAAAATCTCTCTTTCAACTAACTTTTGAAAGAACTTTAAAGTTGTCAAATATAAAAGATATCTACATAATAACTAATGAAAAGCATAAATTTTTGGTTTTAGGACAAATTGAGGAGTTAGGTTACAACTTTAATGAAGAAAATATATTGATAGAGCCGATAGGAAAAAACACTCTCCCGGCAATATATTATGGTGTTAAAGTTATAAAAGAAAGGGAGGGGGATGACGCTGTTGCTGTTTTCCCTTCAGACCATTTAATTGAGGATGGGGAGGGGTTTGTAAAATCTGTTAAAGATGGAGTTAAGTTGGCAGATAATTATTTAATAACTTTTGGAATAAAGCCGAATAAGCCTCATACTGGATATGGCTATATAAAACCAGGAGAAAAGTTAGATGTTGGTTATAAAGTTGATGAGTTTAAAGAAAAGCCAGACTTAGAAACAGCAAAAAAATACATTGAAAATGGTTATTTGTGGAATAGTGGGATGTTTCTCTTTAAAACAGATGTTTTTGAAGAAGAGGTTAAAAAATACTGTCCAGAAGTTTATGAGGCGTTTAAAGAAGATGATATAAATAAAGTTTATGGAAAAGTTCCTGACATTTCAATCGATTATGGAATTATGGAAAAATCCGATAGAGTGGCGGTTATTCCAATAAACATAAAATGGAGTGATTTGGGAAGTTTTGATGCTATATATGACGTTTTTGATAAGGACGATAATGGAAATATTATCCATGGGGAAAATGTTATCTTAAATTCAAAAAATAATCTCATATATACCCATGGTGGAAAATTAGCTTCTTTAATTGGAGTTGATGATTTGATTGTCGTTGATACGAGGGATGTTTTATTAATTTGTAATAAAGGAGAAAGTCAGAAAGTTAAAGATGTGGTTAAATATTTAAAACAAAAAGGTGATGAAAGAGTTTTATTCCATAAAAAAGTTTATAGGCCATGGGGATGGTATGAGGTTTTGGAAGAGGGGAGATTTTATAAAGTTAAGAAAATAACTGTCTTGCCTGGGAAGAAGTTAAGTTATCAATTGCATTACCACAGGAGTGAGCACTGGGTTGTAGTTAAAGGTATGGCAAGGGTTGTTATTGAAGGAGAGGAGAAGTTTGTTAGAAGCGGGGAGAGTATCTTTGTAAGGAGTGGCTATAAACATAGGTTGGAGAATCCTGGAAAGATTCCTTTGGAGGTTATAGAGATTCAGGTTGGGGAATATTTGGAAGAGGA
- a CDS encoding RNA-guided endonuclease TnpB family protein: protein MSEIIKLTKTIVLKSKPLTKTKIKIIENIIEMYKDVLSIALNFGLKNKRKSHRKIREVIYEEIKIKYPKLPTHYIYTASQDASTRIKSFISMKKKNKACTSKPEVRNVSLWLDDILFNYKNFKTNIERLFSINKEGKKTLHLRLSTPNGRIVIPLKPHKQFFKLLNEGWKIKAGFKLRLNKEDGTIAVLIPLENEITINDNFKEVYALDFNLDNITYGNFENIKMIKTDLGKLTEKYSNIMANIQEKFSFKVIHRQDKPLKKKGFVLLKKFGRRLKNIREDKLKKLANKIAKELRDKNAVLIIEDLSPYFNQNIAKKSFKNLKHKLHNISAKKFLGYLKNKCLEFGVKVVEVNPAYTSVLCPNCGNRLSQLYKLVDERALPSRPMYCFECGFYADRDAVAVFNLIKRFWGLSVVPKSPMRP from the coding sequence ATGTCAGAAATAATCAAACTAACTAAAACTATAGTATTGAAAAGCAAGCCATTAACAAAGACAAAAATAAAAATCATAGAAAACATTATCGAAATGTATAAAGACGTTTTATCTATTGCCCTAAATTTTGGTTTAAAAAATAAGAGAAAAAGTCATAGAAAGATTAGAGAGGTGATCTATGAAGAAATAAAAATTAAATATCCAAAATTACCAACTCATTATATTTATACTGCCTCTCAAGATGCTTCTACACGAATAAAGAGTTTTATATCCATGAAAAAGAAAAATAAGGCATGCACTTCAAAGCCAGAAGTTAGAAATGTCTCCTTATGGTTAGATGATATTTTATTCAACTACAAAAATTTCAAAACCAATATAGAGAGATTATTTTCTATAAATAAAGAGGGAAAGAAAACCTTACACTTAAGATTATCAACTCCGAATGGTAGGATTGTTATTCCCCTAAAACCACATAAGCAATTTTTTAAACTGCTAAATGAGGGCTGGAAGATAAAGGCAGGTTTTAAATTAAGACTTAATAAGGAAGATGGAACGATAGCTGTTTTAATTCCATTAGAGAATGAAATAACAATTAATGACAATTTTAAAGAAGTTTATGCATTAGATTTTAACTTAGACAATATAACTTATGGTAATTTCGAAAATATAAAGATGATAAAAACTGATTTAGGGAAATTAACCGAAAAATACTCTAATATAATGGCTAACATTCAAGAAAAATTCTCATTTAAAGTAATTCATAGGCAGGATAAACCGTTAAAGAAAAAAGGTTTTGTTTTGCTTAAAAAATTCGGTAGGAGGTTAAAAAATATTAGAGAGGACAAGTTAAAAAAGTTGGCTAATAAAATAGCTAAAGAACTTAGAGATAAAAATGCAGTTTTAATTATCGAAGATTTATCCCCTTATTTTAACCAAAATATTGCTAAAAAGTCGTTTAAAAATCTAAAACATAAATTGCATAACATATCTGCTAAAAAATTCTTAGGTTATTTAAAAAATAAATGCTTAGAATTCGGAGTTAAAGTTGTTGAGGTAAATCCTGCCTATACTTCGGTATTATGCCCAAATTGTGGAAATAGGTTATCTCAACTGTATAAATTAGTCGATGAGAGGGCTCTGCCTTCGAGACCAATGTATTGTTTTGAATGTGGATTTTATGCTGATAGGGATGCTGTAGCTGTATTCAATTTGATAAAAAGATTTTGGGGGCTTTCCGTTGTCCCTAAAAGTCCAATGAGACCATAG
- a CDS encoding metallophosphoesterase encodes MRKIYFISDTHFNHANIIKYCNRPFSSVEEMNKTLIKNWNNIVRDKDIVYFLGDFVLSKNKVKKAKELIELLNGEVIFIKGNHDKFGEKFRVIEYNGYKFMLIHNPDSSYTFNFDGWIIHGHHHANHLDEYPFINPKRKRV; translated from the coding sequence ATGAGAAAGATTTATTTTATCTCTGATACGCATTTTAACCATGCAAACATTATAAAATATTGCAATAGACCCTTTTCAAGTGTTGAAGAGATGAATAAAACTCTAATAAAAAACTGGAATAACATTGTTAGGGATAAAGATATCGTTTATTTCTTGGGAGATTTTGTTTTAAGCAAGAATAAGGTTAAAAAAGCTAAAGAACTTATAGAACTGCTAAATGGTGAGGTAATTTTTATAAAAGGAAATCATGACAAGTTTGGTGAGAAGTTTAGGGTTATTGAATATAATGGCTATAAATTTATGCTAATCCATAATCCGGATAGCTCTTATACCTTTAATTTTGATGGTTGGATTATACATGGGCATCATCATGCAAATCACTTAGACGAATATCCATTTATAAATCCTAAAAGAAAGAGGGTTTGA
- the fen gene encoding flap endonuclease-1: MGVQFGDFIPKKIISFEDLKGKKVAIDGMNALYQFLTSIRLKDGSPLRNRKGEITSAYNGVFYKTIHLLENDITPIWVFDGEPPKLKEKTRKVRREMKEKAELKMKEAIKKEDFEEAAKYAKRVSYLTPKMVENCKYLLSLMGIPYVEAPSEGEAQASYMAKKGDVWAVVSQDYDALLYGSPRVVRNLTTTKEMPELIELNEVLEDLRISLDDLIDIAIFMGTDYNPGGVKGIGFKRAYELVRSGVAKDVLKKEVENYEEIKRIFKEPKVTDSYSLSLKLPDKEGIIKFLVDENDFSYERVKKHVDKLYNLIANKTKQKTLDAWFK; this comes from the coding sequence ATGGGAGTGCAGTTTGGTGATTTTATACCAAAAAAGATTATCTCCTTTGAGGATTTAAAAGGAAAAAAAGTAGCTATTGATGGAATGAACGCATTATATCAATTTTTAACATCTATAAGATTGAAGGATGGTTCACCATTAAGAAATAGGAAGGGAGAGATAACCTCTGCCTACAACGGAGTTTTTTATAAAACTATCCATTTGTTAGAGAATGACATAACTCCAATCTGGGTTTTTGATGGTGAGCCACCAAAATTAAAGGAAAAAACAAGAAAAGTTAGAAGAGAGATGAAGGAGAAGGCAGAGCTTAAGATGAAAGAGGCCATAAAAAAAGAGGATTTTGAGGAAGCGGCTAAGTATGCAAAGAGAGTTAGCTATCTAACTCCAAAAATGGTTGAAAACTGCAAGTATCTGCTAAGCTTAATGGGAATCCCTTATGTTGAAGCTCCTTCTGAAGGAGAGGCACAAGCAAGCTATATGGCAAAGAAAGGGGATGTTTGGGCTGTTGTAAGTCAAGATTATGATGCTTTGTTGTACGGCTCTCCAAGGGTTGTTAGGAACTTAACAACTACAAAGGAGATGCCAGAGTTAATTGAGCTGAATGAGGTTTTAGAGGATTTAAGGATTTCTTTAGATGATTTGATAGATATAGCCATATTTATGGGGACTGATTATAATCCAGGAGGAGTTAAGGGTATTGGATTTAAAAGGGCTTATGAGCTTGTTAGAAGTGGAGTAGCTAAGGATGTTTTAAAGAAAGAGGTTGAGAACTATGAAGAGATTAAAAGGATATTTAAAGAGCCAAAGGTTACCGACAGCTATTCACTAAGCTTAAAACTTCCAGATAAAGAGGGAATTATAAAATTCTTAGTTGATGAAAATGATTTTAGCTATGAGAGAGTTAAAAAGCATGTTGATAAGCTCTATAACTTAATTGCAAATAAGACAAAGCAAAAAACATTGGATGCATGGTTTAAATAA